A single region of the Bacillus cereus genome encodes:
- the fliM gene encoding flagellar motor switch protein FliM encodes MSGDKLSQEQIDALLKAVNEGEEMPAFAQEAGKQDKFQEYDFNRPEKFGVEHLRSLQAIASTFGKQTSQTFSARMRIPIELEPSTVEQVPFTSEYVEKMPKDYYLYCVIDLGLPELGEIVIEIDLAFVIYIHECWLGGDSKRNFTMRRPLTAFEFLTLDNIFALLCKNLQQSFESVVAIKPKFVTTETDPNALKITTASDIISLLNVNMKTDFWNTTVRIGIPFLSVEEIMDKLTSENIVEHSSDKRKKYTSEVEVKVNQVYKSVHVAIGEQKMTMGEIEQIEEGDIIPLHTKVTDQLRGYVDGKHKFNCFIGKDGTRKALLFKSFIE; translated from the coding sequence ATGAGTGGCGATAAATTAAGCCAAGAGCAAATTGATGCCCTGCTGAAGGCGGTAAATGAAGGCGAGGAAATGCCAGCTTTCGCACAAGAAGCAGGGAAACAAGATAAATTCCAAGAGTACGATTTTAATAGACCGGAGAAGTTCGGTGTTGAGCATTTACGTAGTTTGCAAGCGATTGCGTCGACTTTTGGAAAACAGACGTCACAGACGTTTTCAGCTCGTATGCGTATTCCGATTGAACTAGAGCCGTCGACTGTTGAGCAAGTTCCGTTTACGAGTGAGTATGTGGAGAAAATGCCGAAAGATTACTATTTATATTGCGTTATTGATCTCGGCCTTCCAGAGCTTGGAGAAATCGTAATTGAAATTGATTTAGCATTCGTTATCTATATTCATGAATGCTGGCTTGGCGGAGATAGTAAGCGTAATTTTACGATGCGCAGACCGTTAACTGCGTTTGAGTTTTTAACGCTTGATAATATATTTGCGCTTCTTTGTAAAAATTTACAACAATCATTTGAAAGCGTTGTTGCGATAAAGCCGAAATTTGTAACGACGGAGACAGATCCAAATGCGCTGAAGATTACGACAGCGAGCGATATTATTTCATTACTGAACGTAAATATGAAAACAGATTTTTGGAATACGACAGTTCGTATCGGGATTCCATTCTTATCTGTTGAAGAAATTATGGATAAGTTAACGTCTGAAAATATTGTCGAACATTCTTCGGATAAGCGTAAAAAGTATACATCTGAAGTAGAAGTGAAAGTAAATCAAGTGTATAAGTCTGTACACGTTGCGATTGGTGAGCAGAAGATGACAATGGGCGAGATTGAGCAAATTGAAGAAGGCGATATAATTCCGCTTCATACGAAAGTAACAGACCAACTACGTGGTTATGTAGATGGAAAACATAAATTTAATTGTTTTATAGGGAAAGATGGAACGCGTAAGGCGCTCTTATTTAAAAGTTTTATAGAGTAG
- the flhB gene encoding flagellar type III secretion system protein FlhB yields the protein MAKDNKTEKATPQKRKKSREEGNIARSKDLNNLFSILVLAVVVYFFGDWLGYEIANSVAVLFDQIGKNTDSTEYFYLMGILLLKVSAPILILVYAFHLFNYMIQVGFLFSSKVIKPKASRINPKNYFTRLFSRKSLVDILKSLFYMGLIGYVAYVLFKKNLENIVSMIGFNWTASLTEIIRQIKFIFLAILIILIVLSIIDFIYQKWEYEQDIKMKKEEVKREHKDNEGDPQVKGKRKNFMHAILQGTIAKKMDGATFIVNNPTHISVVLRYNKQVDAAPIVVAKGEDELALYIRTLAREQEIPMVENRPLARSLYYQVEEDETIPEDLYVAVIEVMRYLIQTNELEV from the coding sequence ATGGCAAAGGATAATAAAACAGAAAAGGCCACCCCGCAGAAGCGTAAAAAATCGCGTGAAGAAGGGAATATTGCCCGGAGTAAAGATTTAAATAATTTATTTTCCATTCTCGTATTAGCAGTTGTCGTTTATTTCTTTGGAGATTGGCTCGGTTATGAGATTGCCAATTCCGTAGCGGTGCTGTTTGATCAAATCGGAAAAAATACAGATTCGACCGAGTATTTTTATTTAATGGGGATTTTGCTACTAAAAGTATCGGCTCCTATATTAATACTCGTATACGCTTTTCATTTATTCAATTATATGATTCAAGTCGGTTTCTTATTTTCTTCTAAAGTCATTAAGCCGAAAGCATCACGTATAAATCCGAAAAACTATTTTACGAGATTGTTTAGTCGTAAAAGTTTAGTAGATATTTTGAAATCACTGTTTTATATGGGATTAATCGGTTACGTCGCTTACGTTCTTTTTAAAAAGAATTTAGAGAACATCGTCAGTATGATTGGATTTAACTGGACTGCGTCACTTACTGAAATTATTAGGCAAATTAAATTTATCTTTTTAGCTATTTTAATTATTTTAATCGTTCTTTCCATTATCGATTTCATTTATCAAAAGTGGGAGTACGAACAAGATATTAAAATGAAAAAAGAAGAAGTAAAACGAGAGCATAAAGATAATGAAGGGGACCCACAAGTAAAGGGGAAACGAAAAAACTTTATGCATGCCATCTTGCAAGGGACCATTGCAAAAAAGATGGATGGTGCAACGTTTATTGTAAATAATCCGACGCATATTTCAGTCGTACTTCGTTACAATAAACAAGTTGATGCGGCGCCAATTGTCGTTGCAAAAGGGGAAGATGAGCTCGCATTATACATACGAACGCTTGCCCGTGAACAAGAAATACCGATGGTGGAAAACCGTCCGCTCGCTCGTTCTTTATATTATCAAGTCGAGGAAGATGAGACGATTCCAGAAGATTTATACGTAGCTGTAATTGAAGTTATGCGCTATTTAATTCAAACGAATGAACTTGAAGTATAA
- a CDS encoding flagellar motor switch protein FliN, whose product MSYMTTLFQVVLLFGAFGYGAYYMTKKTRKQQFFKQGENGHIQVKDGVYLNHQTSAFLFEVDGKQVFTVISNNGVQSVQLTGTGNQFQQALEDAVKSETKKVEDPS is encoded by the coding sequence ATGTCGTATATGACGACCTTATTTCAAGTCGTTTTACTGTTTGGTGCGTTCGGCTATGGTGCATATTATATGACGAAAAAGACGCGTAAACAGCAGTTTTTTAAGCAAGGTGAAAATGGCCATATTCAAGTGAAAGACGGCGTGTATTTAAATCATCAAACGAGCGCCTTTTTGTTTGAAGTGGACGGGAAGCAAGTGTTCACTGTTATTAGTAATAACGGTGTGCAATCTGTGCAATTAACAGGGACAGGAAATCAGTTTCAACAAGCACTAGAAGATGCGGTGAAGAGTGAAACGAAAAAAGTAGAGGATCCATCATGA
- a CDS encoding flagellar type III secretion system pore protein FliP yields MRIKKQLSLFAVIFAFSIIFSFVFINPAYAAPNGFINFENGKEFTSNSSVQLFALVILLSLSSSIVLLFTHFTYFMIVLGITRQGLGVMNLPPNQVLVGLALFLSLFTMQPVLGQLKSDVWDPMTKEKITVSQAAETTAPIMKDYMSKHTYKHDLKMMLKVRGEELPKDLKDLSLFTLVPSFTLTQIQKGLLTGMFIYLAFVFIDLIISTLLMYLGMMMVPPMILSLPFKILVFVYLGGYTKIVDIMFKTVV; encoded by the coding sequence ATGAGAATAAAGAAACAGTTATCGCTATTTGCCGTTATTTTCGCATTTTCTATTATTTTTTCATTTGTTTTTATAAATCCAGCGTATGCAGCCCCGAACGGTTTTATTAATTTCGAAAATGGAAAAGAGTTTACGAGTAATTCAAGTGTACAACTATTCGCGCTCGTTATCCTTCTATCATTATCTTCTTCTATCGTTCTTTTATTTACGCATTTCACTTATTTTATGATTGTTCTTGGGATTACTCGTCAAGGACTTGGGGTAATGAATTTACCACCGAACCAAGTGCTTGTTGGACTTGCATTATTTTTATCGCTATTTACGATGCAGCCAGTGCTTGGTCAGTTAAAGAGTGATGTGTGGGACCCGATGACGAAAGAAAAAATAACAGTAAGTCAAGCTGCGGAGACGACAGCTCCGATTATGAAAGATTATATGTCGAAGCATACGTATAAGCATGATTTAAAAATGATGCTGAAAGTGCGTGGAGAAGAGTTGCCGAAAGATTTAAAGGATCTTTCACTATTTACGCTCGTACCATCCTTTACGTTAACGCAAATTCAAAAAGGGTTATTGACGGGGATGTTCATTTATTTAGCGTTTGTCTTTATTGATTTAATTATTAGTACACTTTTAATGTACCTTGGGATGATGATGGTACCGCCGATGATTTTAAGTTTACCATTTAAAATACTCGTTTTCGTATATTTAGGTGGATATACAAAAATCGTCGATATTATGTTTAAAACGGTCGTCTGA
- a CDS encoding flagellar motor switch protein FliN: MKHEVSPVSLMGLEKFARKRNEAGKAHIDTVSDISIELGVKLGKSSITLGDVKQLKIGDVLEVEKNLGHKVDVYLSDIKVGIGEAIVMDEKFGIIISEIEADKKHAALMKAQNQMQDKE, translated from the coding sequence ATGAAACATGAAGTATCTCCTGTGTCATTAATGGGGTTGGAAAAATTTGCAAGAAAGCGAAATGAAGCGGGGAAGGCACATATTGATACCGTTTCAGATATTTCGATTGAACTTGGTGTAAAGCTTGGGAAATCATCTATTACGCTTGGTGATGTGAAGCAATTAAAAATTGGCGATGTTCTTGAAGTAGAGAAAAATTTAGGACATAAAGTAGATGTATATTTAAGCGATATAAAAGTCGGTATTGGTGAAGCGATAGTAATGGATGAGAAGTTCGGCATTATTATTTCTGAAATTGAAGCTGACAAGAAACATGCAGCGCTTATGAAGGCGCAAAATCAAATGCAGGATAAAGAGTAG
- a CDS encoding flagellar motor switch protein FliN: MKLQDDIPLTIYFEIGNTKKKIKDLLHITKGTLYRLENSTKNTVLIMLENEEIGTGNILTKNGKMYVEIIELKR, from the coding sequence TTGAAACTACAAGATGATATTCCGTTAACGATTTATTTTGAAATCGGAAATACGAAAAAGAAAATTAAAGATCTGCTTCATATTACGAAAGGTACATTGTATCGTCTTGAAAATTCAACGAAAAATACGGTGCTTATTATGCTTGAGAATGAAGAGATTGGAACCGGAAATATTTTGACGAAGAATGGAAAAATGTACGTTGAAATTATTGAATTGAAAAGGTAG
- a CDS encoding flagellar biosynthetic protein FliR, translated as MNMELWAATFFAFCRITSFLYFLPFFSGRSIPAMAKVTFGLGLSITVADQVDVSHIKTVWDVAAYAATQIVIGSSLSKIVEMLWNIPKMAGHILDFDIGLSQASLFDVNAGSQSTLLSTIFDIFFLIIFISLGGINYFIATILKSFQYTEAISKLLTTSFLDSLIATLLFAITSAVEIALPLMGSLFIINFVLILIAKNAPQLNVFMNAYVIKITCGILFIAMSVPMLGYVFKNMTDVLLEEYTTLFNFFLTK; from the coding sequence ATGAATATGGAATTATGGGCGGCGACGTTTTTTGCGTTTTGCCGCATTACTTCATTTTTATATTTTTTACCGTTCTTTTCAGGACGATCGATTCCTGCAATGGCAAAGGTTACATTTGGACTGGGTCTTTCGATTACAGTTGCCGACCAAGTTGATGTCTCTCACATAAAGACAGTTTGGGATGTAGCTGCTTATGCAGCAACGCAAATTGTAATTGGATCATCACTTTCAAAAATTGTAGAAATGCTGTGGAACATTCCGAAAATGGCCGGACATATTTTAGATTTTGATATCGGCTTATCACAGGCAAGTTTGTTTGATGTAAATGCAGGATCACAGTCTACTTTACTATCAACAATTTTTGATATATTTTTTCTCATTATTTTTATTTCACTTGGTGGCATTAACTATTTCATTGCCACGATTTTAAAGTCGTTTCAATATACAGAGGCGATTTCAAAATTGTTGACGACTAGTTTTTTAGATAGTCTAATCGCAACGTTATTATTTGCGATTACATCAGCGGTCGAAATTGCTTTGCCGCTTATGGGCAGCTTATTCATTATTAATTTTGTTCTTATTTTAATCGCAAAAAATGCACCGCAATTAAACGTTTTTATGAATGCATACGTGATTAAAATTACGTGTGGTATTTTATTTATTGCGATGAGTGTACCGATGCTCGGTTATGTGTTTAAAAATATGACAGATGTATTACTGGAAGAGTATACGACACTATTTAACTTTTTCTTAACAAAGTAG
- a CDS encoding flagellar biosynthetic protein FliQ, with the protein MNTSPIIDIFQTFFYKGVMILMPVAGVSMIVVIIIAVIMAMMQIQEQTLTFLPKMASIVLVIIILGPWMFQELTTLILDLFDKIPSLLRSY; encoded by the coding sequence ATGAATACGTCACCAATTATAGATATTTTTCAAACCTTTTTTTATAAAGGGGTTATGATTTTAATGCCGGTTGCCGGCGTAAGTATGATTGTCGTTATTATTATCGCTGTCATTATGGCGATGATGCAAATTCAAGAGCAAACGCTGACATTTTTACCGAAAATGGCGAGTATTGTACTCGTTATTATCATTTTAGGTCCATGGATGTTTCAAGAGTTAACGACGCTTATTTTAGATTTATTTGATAAAATTCCATCGCTATTGCGTTCGTACTAA